The following coding sequences are from one Coffea arabica cultivar ET-39 chromosome 11e, Coffea Arabica ET-39 HiFi, whole genome shotgun sequence window:
- the LOC140020988 gene encoding replication protein A 70 kDa DNA-binding subunit B-like, which translates to MWSEHDDRMLRVPEVNSCMVCWTSQVQLVEASHVKTTCDSGLAKKFRIFVFFDFQGVKVTALAIDENIDRVTNLLVPFREYRISRARVLEIPDCSLDVGSYRFYWVLTAKTVIEEVIVVDPPKLPSYFRLRSIASCDAIANTENVIDVMGIFLCAFPAREVYFEGGPSVARDYVIVNYELRPIILTLWNEFESIEGSDIMANIVQNPVLICIRLRVLTDNYLSLSTQSSSVILVSPIVQESGNLRAWFQTNSLELKQMVHERSYANPYVLLPPVASNRISQISYIGQATSFDIGTAWIKGTISLEYRMGRLWHQACPHCYLPNDFSSSWGIMCRYCSRDIYTFPRACVTLTIKDDTGSVNAIAMGDEAEKLIGINSCRLYQADQENVHLTDRVASALKGRVMLFYVKHSSHAVRATKGARYTIVTSYDIDEVEATTT; encoded by the exons ATGTGGTCTGAGCATGATGATAGGATGTTACGTGTGCCTGAGGTTAATTCTTGCATGGTTTGTTGGACATCTCAAGTCCAGCTTGTCGAGGCATCACACGTTAAGACAACTTGTGACAGTGGACTAGCAAAGAAGTTTCGCATCTTTGTTTTTTTCGATTTTCAG GGCGTTAAGGTGACTGCACTTGCGATTGATGAGAACATTGATCGTGTTACCAATCTTCTTGTGCCGTTTAGGGAGTATCGCATTTCAAGAGCTCGTGTTCTTGAGATTCCTGACTGTTCTTTGGATGTTGGTTCTTATCGCTTTTATTGGGTTTTGACTGCTAAAACTGTGATTGAGGAGGtgatcgtagttgaccctccaaAGCTCCCATCTTATTTTCGTTTGCGCTCTATTGCTTCATGTGATGCTATTGCTAACACAGAAAATGTCATAG ATGTCATGGGAATTTTTTTGTGTGCTTTCCCTGCTAGAGAAGTGTATTTTGAAGGAGGGCCATCTGTTGCACGCGACTATGTTATTGTTAACTATGA GCTTAGGCCTATAATCTTGACCCTCTGGAATGAGTTCGAATCCATAGAAGGTTCTGATATAATGGCTAATATTGTACAGAATCCAGTTTTGATATGTATCCGCCTTAGGGTGCTTACGGATAACT ACCTATCATTATCAACTCAGTCTTCATCTGTGATATTGGTTTCGCCGATTGTGCAAGAATCTGGGAACTTGCGGGCATG GTTTCAGACTAATAGTTTGGAGCTCAAACAAATGGTTCACGAAAGGAGTTATGCTAATCCATATGTATTGCTTCCTCCAGTTGCTTCTAATCGTATAAGTCAGATCTCATACATTGGTCAGGCAACCAGCTTT GACATAGGTACTGCTTGGATAAAAGGCACAATTTCTCTTGAATATAGGATGGGTAGGCTATGGCACCAAGCCTGTCCGCATTGTTATCTTCCTAATGATTTTTCTTCAAGTTGGGGTATTATGTGCCGCTATTGCAGCCGAGACATTTATACTTTTCCTAG GGCTTGTGTGACTCTTACTATCAAAGATGACACCGGTTCAGTCAATGCAATTGCCATGGGGGATGAGGCCGAGAAGCTGATAGGTATCAATTCTTGCCGTTTGTATCAAGCTGACCAAGAG AATGTTCATCTTACTGATCGTGTGGCAAGTGCACTTAAGGGAAGAGTAATGTTGTTCTATGTTAAGCATTCGAGCCACGCTGTGAGGGCTACAAAGGGTGCTCGCTATACAATAGTCACTTCCTATGATATCGATGAAGTTGAAGCGACCACTACCTGA
- the LOC140021718 gene encoding uncharacterized protein, translating into MDRNTVRRMHYANMPKKKKDELLQRRRERYARNKTTNVHPAEGFVYSSIPEEQKNRKCQCRKELTALEKLKKIAPAEASTPVCNAPKSIRSPKNFSSSAKEPSIGQCLNSSVPEPCNSVPQPVPSNNELADLFDSISTKLQSSLPVSTNQSTVPEVHDNSLVEKGTCIVNVAPCVSSKHSSGQQIVVNTRLENTGRQRRTKKTSFSRLKQIPTESLVLPDAPKCQHCGAHRLHLEPPNFCCSGGEVSVVYPVMPYALFRLYSGTDEECIHFRKNARSYNNNLAFTTFAAKYDRKMTKNPQGVYTFRVQGQIYHLLNSLTPNGHPPTGIQLYFYDQEEELSQRLNTSPRLRESTLKLLMGILEQNPYTKVFKSLRELPNLDNHSIFLNSNPGLDQRLYNMPTASEVTAIWTEHDSETLEKGTNIQVYSHANTSHRIQHYFACYDSLQYPLLFPRGESGWHYDIPRNTAANKRKREETDDHSLIALPRIGNAIDLIQKENKGTFC; encoded by the exons ATGGACCGCAATACCGTTAGACGTATGCATTATGCTAATatgccaaaaaagaaaaaggatgagTTGTTGCAGCGCAGACGGGAGCGGTATGCTAGAAATAAGACAACTAATGTGCATCCTGCTGAGGGTTTTGTCTATTCATCTATACCAGAGgaacaaaaaaatagaaaatgccAATGCAGAAAAGAGTTAACTGCTTTGGAAAAGCTGAAAAAGATTGCCCCTGCTGAGGCCTCTACTCCTGTATGCAATGCTCCCAAGTCTATCCGCTCCCCAAAAAACTTTAGTTCCTCTGCTAAGGAACCTTCAATAGGGCAATGTCTGAATAGTTCAGTACCTGAGCCATGCAATTCTGTACCGCAGCCAGTTCCTAGCAACAATGAATTAGCTGATCTGTTTGATAGCATATCAACAAAACTCCAGTCTTCTTTACCTGTTTCAACTAACCAGTCTACTGTCCCTGAAG TTCATGATAACTCCTTGGTAGAAAAAGGAACCTGTATTGTCAACGTTGCTCCATGTGTTTCTTCTAAACACAGTAGTGGCCAACAAATTGTTGTTAACACCCGACTCGAGAACACAG GTAGGCAACGAAGGACCAAAAAAACCAGTTTTTCTCGCTTGAAGCAGATTCCAACCGAATCATTGGTCCTCCCTGATGCCCCAAAGTGTCAACACTGTGGGGCTCATCGACTCCATTTGGAACCTCCCAATTTTTGCTGTTCAGGTGGAGAGGTTTCTGTTGTTTATCCTGTGATGCCTTATGCCCTCTTCCGCCTTTATTCTGGTACAGATGAGGAATGTATTCACTTCCGCAAGAATGCACGCTCCTATAATAACAATCTTGCCTTCACCACTTTTGCTGCAAAATATGATagaaaaatgactaaaaatccTCAGGGAGTTTACACTTTCCGCGTCCAAGGTCAAATTTATCATCTTCTGAATAGTCTCACACCAAATGGCCACCCTCCTACTGGTATCCAACTATACTTTTATGATCAAGAGGAAGAATTGTCACAGAGACTCAATACTTCTCCAAGATTACGAGAGAGTACTCTTAAGCTTCTGATGGGTATTCTTGAGCAGAATCCTTATACCAAAGTTTTTAAGTCTTTAAGAGAGCTTCCTAATCTAGATAACCATAGCATATTTCTTAATTCCAACCCGGGCCTTGACCAGCGGTTATATAATATGCCGACGGCTTCAGAAGTCACTGCAATATGGACAGAGCATGATAGTGAAACCTTAGAGAAGGGCACCAACATACAGGTTTATAGTCATGCAAATACAAGCCATAGAATCCAGCACTATTTTGCATGCTATGACTCTTTGCAGTACCCACTATTGTTTCCCAGAGGTGAATCTGGTTGGCACTACGACATTCCAAGAAACACTGCtgctaataaaagaaaaagggaagaaactgaTGATCACAGCCTTATTGCTTTACCTAGGATAGGAAATGCTATTGATCTTAttcaaaaggaaaataaaggtaCGTTTTGCTAA